A portion of the Malania oleifera isolate guangnan ecotype guangnan chromosome 3, ASM2987363v1, whole genome shotgun sequence genome contains these proteins:
- the LOC131151138 gene encoding homeobox protein ATH1, whose product MDHGTFSMQLDMAAQNPMLVDGIYSNMNSDLLVQPHSFDLNNQSQIMTGYPTLSTLQGETISDLHGSIPVSDHRGICDSDTIFSHLTLGRNAIRDASLSSLHPISNSELQQHFVREMPFSATSLATLLATGNSLPENLNDLTISVPSALPSEILRTYVLNDCSNTSNSSFTASLSCAYDGDHTNMNSFDSILPCAEIPERARFPPPRFREDLGPNGRILSNNENMSMGNPYGSSKYSNELSLSLGTVQASTICGTTTTDQCSEISCSGAAKHSLNKTGLGSEQTSCNNKELSLSFSSYRPAQPMQTLCGSRYLHVIQEILAEIASYSLGSLDHTCYFPSESAAGTRFSSGQTLERGISVTGFGEFPDECGRFEVQTEPTLPRREVEARKAQLLALLQVVDDQYSRCLDEIHTVISAFHAATELDPQLHARFALRTISLLYKDLRERISNQILAMGGHCSDGNAREKDGSFETSFIQKQWALQQLRRKDHQLWRPQRGLPEKSVSVLRAWMFQNFLHPYPKDAEKHILAVKSGLTRSQVSNWFINARVRLWKPMIEEMYSELNRRRARQNDEGTDNCRSRVGMENQRFKLN is encoded by the exons ATGGACCACGGGACGTTTAGTATGCAGTTAGATATGGCTGCTCAGAATCCTATGCTTGTAGATGgaatttattcaaatatgaattcaGATTTGCTGGTTCAGCCCCATTCATTCGATCTTAATAACCAAAGTCAGATCATGACCGGATATCCAACGCTTTCTACATTACAAGGAGAAACTATCAGTGATCTTCACGGCAGCATTCCTGTATCAGATCATAGGGGTATTTGTGATTCTGATACAATATTTTCCCATTTAACACTTGGAAGGAATGCCATTAGAGATGCCTCACTCAGCAGTCTGCATCCAATTAGTAACTCTGAGCTTCAGCAGCACTTTGTTAGAGAAATGCCCTTTTCTGCAACTTCACTGGCTACACTTCTGGCCACAGGAAACAGCCTTCCTGAAAATTTAAATGATTTAACAATTTCAGTGCCTTCAGCCTTGCCTTCAGAAATTTTGAGAACTTATGTTTTGAATGACTGCTCTAACACTTCAAATTCTTCATTTACGGCCTCTTTGAGTTGTGCATATGATGGAGACCATACCAATATGAACAGTTTTGACAGCATTCTACCTTGTGCAGAAATCCCAGAAAGAGCAAGGTTTCCACCACCCCGATTCAGGGAAGACCTGGGCCCAAACGGGCGGATACTATCCAACAATGAAAATATGAGCATGGGCAATCCTTATGGATCTTCTAAATATAGTAATGAGCTGTCTCTAAGTCTTGGCACAGTCCAAGCTTCTACTATATGTGGGACAACTACTACCGACCAGTGTTCAGAAATAAGTTGTTCTGGTGCAGCTAAACATTCTTTGAACAAAACAGGGTTGGGTTCAGAACAAACTTCTTGCAACAATAAGGAACTTTCTCTGAGTTTCAGTTCTTATAGACCTGCCCAACCAATGCAAACGTTATGTGGATCAAGATATCTTCATGTGATTCAGGAAATACTTGCTGAAATTGCAAGCTATTCACTTGGTAGTCTAGATCATACATGCTATTTTCCCAGTGAGTCAGCTGCTGGTACACGTTTCTCTTCAGGTCAGACCCTGGAGAGAGGAATTTCAGTAACAGGTTTTGGTGAATTTCCTGATGAGTGTGGTAGATTTGAGGTTCAAACTGAGCCAACATTGCCAAGACGAGAGGTTGAAGCAAGGAAAGCCCAACTGCTGGCTCTGTTACAAGTG GTTGATGACCAATATAGCCGATGCTTAGATGAGATCCATACTGTAATATCTGCATTCCATGCTGCAACTGAATTGGACCCTCAGCTACATGCACGCTTTGCTCTTCGAACAATCTCTTTGTTATATAAAGACCTGAGGGAGAGAATTAGCAATCAAATCCTTGCAATGGGAGGGCATTGCAGCGATGGAAATGCAAGAGAAAAGGATGGATCTTTTGAGACTTCTTTCATCCAAAAGCAGTGGGCTCTTCAGCAGCTAAGAAGAAAGGATCATCAACTGTGGAGACCTCAACGGGGTTTACCTGAAAAATCCGTCTCAGTATTACGAGCATGGATGTTTCAGAACTTTCTTCATCC GTACCCAAAAGATGCAGAGAAGCATATACTTGCTGTAAAAAGTGGATTGACAAGGAGCCAG GTATCTAATTGGTTTATAAATGCTCGAGTTCGTCTGTGGAAGCCAATGATCGAGGAGATGTACTCGGAACTGAACAGAAGAAGGGCTCGTCAAAACGATGAAGGAACCGACAACTGCAGAAGCCGTGTTGGCATGGAGAACCAGAGATTTAAATTGAACTGA